Proteins from one Chitinophaga oryzae genomic window:
- a CDS encoding VanZ family protein, whose translation MNIWKYYLPATVWIILILILCTLPGNDIPSNSFLTKIHFDKIVHFGLFGGIVLFLSLGVYWHYKQISSRTLWLFVALAAIYGFIIELIQKYWAIGRSFDGYDIIADTLGAIAGVFVFQLVRYLFFRQPK comes from the coding sequence ATGAACATCTGGAAATACTACCTTCCTGCCACCGTATGGATTATATTGATCCTCATATTGTGTACCCTGCCCGGCAACGATATCCCCTCCAACTCTTTTTTAACAAAAATTCATTTCGATAAGATCGTTCATTTCGGTCTGTTCGGCGGTATTGTATTGTTCCTCAGCCTGGGCGTGTACTGGCATTACAAACAGATATCTTCCCGCACACTATGGCTGTTTGTGGCACTGGCAGCTATTTACGGCTTCATTATAGAACTTATCCAGAAATACTGGGCCATCGGCCGCAGCTTCGACGGGTATGACATCATAGCGGATACGCTGGGCGCCATCGCCGGCGTGTTTGTGTTCCAACTCGTACGCTACCTGTTTTTCAGACAGCCTAAATAA
- the gcvH gene encoding glycine cleavage system protein GcvH, translated as MNFPSNLRYTKDHEWVLLEGNVATIGITEFAQRELGDIVFVDIPTVGKTLGAEEVFGTVEAVKTVSDLFLPVAGKIDTVNSDLEGEPELVNSDPYGEGWMIKMTVSNPADVASLLDAAAYQALLGE; from the coding sequence ATGAATTTTCCGTCAAACCTGCGTTACACCAAGGATCACGAATGGGTTTTATTAGAAGGTAACGTTGCTACAATCGGCATTACCGAGTTTGCACAACGCGAATTAGGTGACATCGTATTTGTTGATATTCCTACTGTAGGTAAGACTTTAGGCGCCGAAGAGGTATTCGGTACCGTAGAAGCAGTAAAAACTGTTTCTGACCTGTTTCTGCCCGTAGCTGGTAAAATCGACACTGTCAACTCCGACCTGGAAGGCGAACCCGAATTGGTAAACAGCGACCCTTACGGCGAAGGCTGGATGATTAAAATGACCGTTTCCAACCCTGCCGATGTTGCCTCCCTGCTGGATGCTGCCGCATACCAGGCATTGCTGGGTGAATAA
- a CDS encoding peptidylprolyl isomerase, whose translation MKKIVLLCTLLLAISAMAMAKNRKVKVITPYGTMVIRLYDQTPKHRDNFLKLSRRHFYDSTLFHRVIKQFMVQGGDPDSKRAKAGAVLGEGDVGYTVPPEFQLDLFHRKGALAAARDDNPAKASSGCQFYIVQGKVFTDEELDKLEKTRLGGRKIPVDQREIYKTEGGSPHLDQNYTVFGQVIKGMEVIDKIAAVKTDSHNRPLENVPMKIRVIKKWLFF comes from the coding sequence ATGAAAAAAATCGTACTCCTTTGCACCTTATTGCTCGCCATCAGCGCCATGGCCATGGCCAAAAACAGGAAAGTAAAGGTCATCACGCCCTATGGCACCATGGTCATCCGCCTGTACGACCAAACGCCCAAACACCGGGATAATTTCCTGAAGCTGAGCAGGCGGCATTTCTACGACAGCACGTTGTTCCACCGGGTGATCAAACAGTTTATGGTCCAGGGTGGCGACCCCGATTCCAAAAGGGCCAAAGCCGGCGCCGTGCTGGGAGAAGGTGATGTAGGATACACCGTGCCGCCTGAATTCCAGCTGGACTTGTTCCATCGTAAGGGCGCGCTGGCCGCCGCCCGCGACGACAACCCCGCCAAGGCTTCCTCCGGGTGCCAGTTTTATATCGTACAGGGGAAAGTCTTTACGGACGAGGAGCTGGACAAGCTGGAGAAAACAAGGCTGGGCGGCCGTAAGATCCCGGTAGACCAGCGGGAGATCTACAAGACAGAAGGCGGGTCACCACATCTTGACCAAAACTATACGGTATTTGGCCAGGTGATCAAAGGCATGGAGGTGATCGATAAAATAGCCGCGGTGAAGACAGACAGCCATAACAGGCCACTGGAGAATGTTCCCATGAAAATAAGGGTGATCAAAAAATGGCTCTTTTTTTAA
- a CDS encoding AAA family ATPase has protein sequence MENTSSDIRQLNEKIHQASAFVDLLNMELGKVIVGQRYMVERLLIGLLAQGHVLLEGVPGLAKTLSIKSLSSAINAKFSRIQFTPDLLPADVVGTMIYNQQKNEFVVRKGPIFANFILADEINRAPAKVQSALLEAMQERQITIGDSTFKLDDPFLVLATQNPIEQEGTYTLPEAQVDRFMLKVVIGYPTKEEERHIIRQNLNPEASTPIRAVIQPADILEARKLVREVYMDEKIEKYIIDIVFATRNPEEYKLQKLKPLISYGGSPRASINLALAAKAYAFMKRRGYVIPEDVRSICFDVMRHRVGLTYEAEAENVTSENILSEILNAVEVP, from the coding sequence ATGGAAAATACATCGTCCGATATCCGGCAACTGAATGAAAAAATTCACCAGGCCAGCGCGTTTGTGGACCTCCTGAACATGGAGCTGGGCAAGGTAATTGTGGGGCAGCGCTATATGGTGGAAAGATTGCTCATCGGCTTGCTGGCACAGGGGCACGTATTGCTCGAAGGTGTTCCCGGTCTGGCAAAAACCTTGTCTATCAAATCACTGTCATCCGCCATCAATGCGAAGTTCAGCCGTATCCAGTTTACGCCCGACCTGTTGCCGGCAGACGTGGTAGGTACCATGATCTACAACCAGCAGAAGAATGAGTTTGTGGTACGGAAAGGGCCTATCTTCGCCAACTTTATCCTGGCGGACGAGATCAACCGCGCCCCGGCCAAAGTACAGAGCGCCCTGCTGGAAGCCATGCAGGAAAGACAGATCACCATCGGCGACAGCACCTTCAAACTGGACGACCCCTTCCTGGTACTGGCCACCCAGAACCCGATAGAACAGGAAGGTACTTATACCCTGCCGGAAGCCCAGGTAGACCGTTTCATGCTGAAAGTAGTGATCGGTTACCCTACCAAGGAAGAAGAAAGACACATTATCCGTCAGAACCTGAACCCGGAAGCCTCCACTCCTATCCGCGCGGTAATACAGCCGGCCGATATCCTGGAAGCGCGTAAGCTGGTGCGGGAAGTGTACATGGACGAGAAAATCGAAAAATATATCATCGATATCGTATTCGCTACCCGTAACCCGGAAGAATACAAACTGCAGAAGCTGAAGCCACTGATCTCCTATGGCGGTTCTCCAAGGGCCAGCATCAACCTGGCGCTGGCGGCCAAAGCTTATGCCTTTATGAAACGCAGAGGATACGTGATCCCGGAAGACGTACGCAGCATCTGCTTTGACGTGATGCGCCACCGTGTAGGCCTTACCTATGAAGCAGAAGCGGAGAACGTGACCAGCGAAAACATCCTCAGCGAAATTCTCAACGCCGTAGAAGTGCCATAA
- a CDS encoding DUF58 domain-containing protein has protein sequence MLDTAEILKKVRQIEIKTKGLTNHIFAGEYHSAFKGRGMSFSEVRDYHFGDDVRSIDWNVTARFNHPFVKVFEEERELTVMLLVDMSESSSFGTQKRDKRELITELCAVLAFSAIKNNDKVGVIFFSDGMEKYIPPKKGKSHILFIIRELLSFTPKRKGTNIKETLRFFNNAAKKRSIVFLLSDFLSGEYQDALNIAAKRHDMVGIQVYDQRDRELPPVGLIQVADAETGATQWVDTADRRVRQYYEHQFAQHAQYCKNAFMKSGAELMTIRTDEDYVKALQTFFLNRA, from the coding sequence ATGTTGGACACTGCCGAAATACTCAAAAAGGTAAGACAGATAGAAATCAAGACCAAAGGGCTTACCAACCACATCTTTGCAGGCGAATACCATAGCGCTTTCAAAGGCCGTGGCATGTCGTTCAGCGAGGTGAGGGATTATCACTTCGGGGACGACGTACGGTCTATCGACTGGAACGTGACCGCACGTTTCAATCACCCTTTTGTGAAGGTTTTTGAAGAAGAAAGAGAGCTGACGGTGATGCTGCTGGTGGATATGAGCGAAAGCTCCTCCTTCGGCACACAGAAGCGCGACAAAAGGGAACTGATCACCGAACTGTGCGCCGTATTGGCATTTTCGGCCATCAAAAACAATGATAAGGTAGGTGTTATCTTCTTCAGCGACGGGATGGAAAAATATATCCCGCCCAAAAAAGGTAAATCACATATCCTGTTCATTATCCGTGAACTGTTATCGTTCACGCCTAAACGAAAAGGTACCAATATCAAGGAAACGCTCCGCTTCTTTAACAATGCCGCCAAAAAGCGCAGCATTGTATTTTTGCTGAGCGACTTCCTGTCCGGCGAATACCAGGACGCGCTTAACATAGCGGCCAAAAGGCACGACATGGTAGGCATCCAGGTATATGACCAGCGCGACCGGGAGCTGCCTCCTGTGGGGCTTATCCAGGTGGCGGACGCCGAAACCGGCGCCACACAATGGGTAGACACCGCTGACCGCCGGGTAAGGCAGTATTACGAACACCAGTTTGCCCAACATGCGCAATATTGCAAAAATGCCTTTATGAAAAGCGGTGCAGAGCTGATGACTATCCGTACCGATGAAGACTATGTAAAAGCTTTGCAGACATTTTTCCTGAACAGGGCGTAA
- a CDS encoding vWA domain-containing protein yields MDFSAWKNIEFAYPVFFWLLLLIPVMIYWRIARRKKAQGVMKVSSVAGLKGLPVSWKVRFRPLLLALRILAYAALVTALARPQTSNTSENIDSEGIDIVMAIDISGSMLAEDLQPNRMEAAKKVAMDFVDKRISDRIGLVVFSGESFTQCPITTDHAVLKNQIMQVKSGMLQDGTAIGMGLATSVDRLRNSHAKSKVIILLTDGVNNTGLVDPLTALEIAKAFKIRVYTIGVGTQGKAPFPMPMADGSVQMVMQDVQIDEPLMKKISKETGGKYFRATNTTDLKNIYAEIDQLEKTKVEITSYKRYAEHFFPLAMLALACILLEVVLRYSLFRSLP; encoded by the coding sequence ATGGATTTTTCAGCGTGGAAAAATATTGAATTTGCCTACCCGGTTTTCTTCTGGCTGTTATTGCTGATACCGGTGATGATATACTGGCGCATTGCCCGGCGGAAGAAAGCGCAGGGTGTGATGAAGGTATCGTCCGTTGCTGGTCTCAAAGGGCTGCCGGTATCCTGGAAGGTGCGTTTCCGGCCGTTATTGCTGGCCCTGCGCATCCTGGCATATGCTGCCCTCGTAACAGCGCTGGCGCGGCCACAGACCTCCAATACCTCTGAAAACATCGACAGCGAAGGCATCGATATAGTAATGGCCATCGATATCTCCGGCAGTATGCTGGCGGAAGACCTGCAGCCCAACAGGATGGAGGCCGCCAAAAAAGTGGCGATGGACTTCGTCGACAAACGTATCAGCGACCGTATCGGGCTGGTAGTATTTTCCGGCGAAAGTTTCACGCAATGCCCTATCACCACGGACCATGCCGTGCTGAAAAACCAGATCATGCAGGTCAAAAGCGGTATGCTGCAGGACGGTACCGCCATCGGTATGGGCCTCGCCACTTCGGTAGACCGTCTGCGTAACAGTCACGCTAAAAGCAAGGTGATCATCCTCCTGACAGATGGTGTGAACAATACCGGCCTGGTAGATCCGCTCACCGCGCTGGAGATAGCCAAAGCTTTTAAAATAAGAGTGTATACCATTGGCGTGGGCACCCAGGGCAAAGCACCTTTCCCGATGCCGATGGCTGACGGCAGCGTGCAAATGGTGATGCAGGATGTACAGATCGACGAACCGCTGATGAAAAAGATCTCTAAAGAGACCGGTGGTAAGTATTTCCGCGCCACCAATACCACCGATCTGAAGAACATCTACGCAGAGATCGACCAGCTGGAAAAAACAAAAGTGGAAATCACCTCTTATAAACGATATGCAGAACATTTCTTCCCGCTGGCGATGCTGGCGCTGGCCTGTATCCTGCTGGAAGTAGTGCTGCGTTATTCCCTGTTCAGAAGTTTACCATAA
- the rsgA gene encoding ribosome small subunit-dependent GTPase A — protein sequence MQATVYKSTGSWYVVKTTTGETFQARMKGIFKKNEDITSTNPIAVGDVVEIVPDDSDASAKNAMITEIGERRNYIVRSSPHGRNKKHIIAANLDQAMLIGTIREPRTSQGFIDRFLVTAAAYHIPAVLVFNKKDIYRPKEMELFEAMEALYTDIGYPVKLISATEKEGIDEIRAILKGKTTLMSGHSGVGKSSLINDLIPGLDLRTTAVSGWSGKGLHTTTFAEMYDLPDGGCLIDTPGVREFGIVDIDKAELSHYFLEMQPYLSQCQFNNCLHINEPGCAVKEAVEAGEIDPDRYVSYATILETIEEEQY from the coding sequence TTGCAAGCAACAGTATATAAATCAACAGGCAGCTGGTATGTGGTGAAAACCACCACAGGCGAAACATTCCAGGCGAGGATGAAAGGTATCTTCAAAAAAAATGAGGATATCACTTCCACCAATCCCATTGCCGTAGGCGATGTAGTGGAGATTGTGCCCGATGACAGTGACGCCAGTGCCAAAAATGCCATGATCACGGAAATCGGCGAACGCCGGAATTACATTGTGCGCAGTTCCCCGCACGGGCGTAACAAAAAGCACATCATCGCCGCCAACCTGGACCAGGCTATGCTGATAGGCACTATCCGCGAGCCGCGTACCTCTCAGGGGTTTATAGACCGCTTCCTGGTCACCGCAGCGGCGTATCATATCCCTGCCGTGCTGGTGTTCAACAAGAAAGATATTTACCGGCCGAAGGAAATGGAGTTGTTTGAGGCCATGGAAGCGCTGTATACCGATATAGGCTACCCGGTGAAACTTATTTCCGCCACGGAGAAAGAGGGGATAGACGAGATCAGGGCGATCCTGAAAGGTAAGACCACCCTGATGTCCGGCCATTCCGGCGTGGGGAAATCCTCTCTGATCAACGATCTGATACCTGGGCTGGACCTGCGTACCACCGCCGTGAGCGGCTGGAGCGGTAAAGGGTTGCACACCACCACTTTCGCGGAGATGTATGACCTGCCCGATGGTGGTTGTCTGATAGACACCCCCGGTGTGCGTGAATTCGGTATCGTGGATATCGACAAAGCGGAGCTATCCCACTATTTCCTGGAAATGCAGCCTTATCTTTCCCAATGTCAATTCAATAACTGTTTGCATATCAACGAGCCCGGCTGTGCGGTAAAAGAGGCTGTTGAGGCCGGGGAAATTGATCCCGACCGTTATGTGAGTTATGCCACGATCCTCGAAACGATAGAGGAGGAACAGTACTAG
- a CDS encoding gamma carbonic anhydrase family protein — protein sequence MSHIIPLRGFTPKIAEGCFIAPNATIVGDVEMGKGCTVWFNAVVRGDVNSIRLGENVNVQDGAVIHCTYEKSKTIVGNNVSIGHNAILHGCTVDNDVLIGMGAIVMDNAHISSNSIIAAGAVVLADTHVEPGTIWAGVPAKKVKDIDMALIKGEINRISKNYNMYASWYTEGEQQP from the coding sequence ATGTCTCACATTATACCCTTAAGAGGATTTACTCCGAAGATTGCAGAAGGCTGCTTCATTGCGCCGAATGCCACTATTGTCGGCGATGTTGAAATGGGCAAAGGTTGTACCGTGTGGTTCAATGCCGTGGTACGCGGCGATGTGAACAGCATCCGCCTGGGCGAAAACGTAAACGTGCAGGACGGCGCCGTGATCCACTGCACCTATGAGAAATCCAAAACCATCGTGGGCAATAATGTGTCTATCGGCCACAATGCCATCCTGCACGGCTGTACGGTGGACAACGACGTGCTGATCGGTATGGGCGCCATCGTCATGGATAATGCACATATCAGCAGCAACAGCATCATCGCTGCAGGCGCAGTGGTACTGGCAGACACCCATGTGGAACCGGGCACCATCTGGGCCGGCGTTCCCGCCAAAAAAGTGAAAGACATCGATATGGCCCTCATCAAAGGGGAAATCAACCGCATCTCCAAAAACTACAATATGTACGCCTCCTGGTATACGGAAGGAGAGCAACAACCATAA
- a CDS encoding aspartate aminotransferase family protein, with protein sequence MNNRQLFLQHVAQTSDAPLALEIVKAEGMYMWDANGRKYLDLIAGISVCNMGHCHPAVVKAIQEQAQQYMHLLVYGEFVQSPQVAYAKALTQHLPENLDCVYFTNSGAEAVEGAMKLAKRFTGRTEIAAFNRSYHGSTQGALSILGDEYWRNAYRPLLPGIQHLEYNNYASLELITRNTAAVFAESVQGEGGVIVPQPEWIHALRAKCNETGALLVLDEVQCGLGRNGTLWAFEQLGIIPDILLLGKALGGGMPLGAFISSRTIMWSLTNNPVLGHITTFGGHPVNCAAGLAGFNALLESQVIKDVKAKGELFRKHLQHPAIKAVRSLGLMMAVELESFEVNKKTIDYCIANGVLTDWFLFAAECMRIAPPLIITEEEIVQACKVICEGLDRI encoded by the coding sequence ATGAACAACAGGCAACTTTTTTTGCAGCACGTGGCGCAAACATCAGATGCGCCGCTGGCACTGGAGATCGTTAAAGCAGAAGGCATGTACATGTGGGATGCCAACGGCAGGAAGTACCTGGACCTGATTGCCGGCATCAGCGTATGTAACATGGGGCATTGTCACCCTGCCGTGGTGAAAGCCATCCAGGAACAGGCGCAGCAGTATATGCACCTGCTCGTATACGGAGAATTCGTACAGTCGCCACAGGTAGCTTATGCCAAAGCGCTGACGCAACATCTTCCCGAAAACCTCGACTGCGTATATTTTACCAACTCCGGCGCAGAAGCCGTAGAAGGCGCCATGAAACTGGCCAAACGTTTCACCGGCAGAACAGAAATAGCCGCTTTTAACCGCAGCTACCACGGTTCCACACAAGGCGCGCTCAGCATCCTCGGCGATGAATACTGGCGCAACGCCTACCGTCCGCTGCTCCCGGGCATACAACACCTCGAGTATAACAACTACGCTTCCCTGGAACTGATCACCCGTAACACCGCTGCGGTTTTCGCAGAAAGCGTACAGGGAGAAGGCGGTGTCATCGTTCCCCAACCGGAATGGATACACGCTTTACGCGCCAAATGTAATGAAACCGGCGCCCTGCTGGTACTCGACGAAGTACAGTGTGGCCTAGGCCGCAACGGTACCCTCTGGGCGTTTGAACAACTGGGCATCATCCCCGATATCCTGTTGCTCGGCAAAGCCCTCGGTGGCGGCATGCCGCTGGGCGCCTTCATCTCCTCCCGCACCATCATGTGGAGCCTCACCAACAACCCGGTACTGGGCCATATCACCACGTTTGGCGGCCATCCCGTGAACTGCGCCGCCGGTCTCGCCGGTTTCAATGCACTGCTGGAATCACAGGTGATCAAAGATGTAAAAGCCAAAGGAGAACTGTTCCGCAAACACCTGCAGCACCCGGCCATTAAAGCGGTACGCTCCCTCGGCCTGATGATGGCGGTAGAACTCGAAAGCTTCGAAGTCAATAAAAAAACGATTGACTACTGTATAGCCAATGGTGTGCTCACGGATTGGTTCCTTTTCGCGGCAGAGTGTATGCGCATAGCGCCGCCGCTGATTATTACAGAAGAGGAGATCGTGCAGGCGTGTAAGGTGATTTGTGAGGGGTTGGATAGGATCTGA